A genome region from Haloactinospora alba includes the following:
- a CDS encoding DUF1707 SHOCT-like domain-containing protein — translation MAETPIPPPDMRVSDAQRDHTVGLLSRAYEWGCLTRAEHHQRVEAVRTARRAHDLALLTRDLPDSGAGGAGADAASTTPDNTASGTERITAVLASAEYTGRWLVEPSTSATAVLGTVRLDLREAVLAQRDVAIRCVAVLGRVELLVPPGTTIVHRLAGGTAASRTLGDQADPPAAAPTVTLTGFHLLGRVTARHVSGMTRDSFSDLAGTR, via the coding sequence ATGGCCGAGACACCGATCCCGCCGCCGGACATGCGCGTCTCCGACGCGCAGCGCGACCACACCGTAGGGCTTCTCAGCCGCGCCTACGAGTGGGGCTGCCTCACCCGCGCGGAGCACCACCAGCGGGTGGAAGCCGTCCGTACGGCCCGCAGGGCCCACGACCTCGCCCTGCTCACCCGGGACCTGCCCGACAGCGGAGCCGGTGGGGCCGGTGCGGACGCGGCCAGTACGACACCCGACAACACCGCCTCCGGAACGGAACGCATCACGGCGGTACTGGCGAGCGCCGAGTACACGGGCCGGTGGCTGGTCGAACCCAGCACCAGCGCCACCGCCGTCCTCGGCACGGTGCGGCTGGACCTGCGGGAGGCCGTCCTCGCCCAACGCGACGTCGCCATACGCTGCGTGGCCGTGCTCGGCCGGGTGGAACTGCTCGTCCCCCCGGGCACCACGATCGTGCACCGCCTCGCCGGCGGCACTGCCGCCTCCCGCACGCTCGGCGACCAGGCGGACCCGCCCGCCGCGGCACCGACGGTGACACTCACCGGTTTCCACCTGCTCGGCCGCGTCACCGCACGGCACGTTTCGGGAATGACACGGGACAGCTTTTCCGACCTGGCCGGAACCAGGTAA